The DNA segment GAGGGTGCCGGTCTCGCCGTCCACGGTGGTGGCCGCGAGCCCGGTGATGCCCAGCTCGTCCAGCATCGAGGCGAGCGGGCGCAGCTCCAGCGGGTCCGCCGGGCGCACCCGCAGGGTACGGCCGCCGACCCGGGCCTTCAGCTCCTCGATGCCGCCGGTCGCGATCACCTTGCCGCGGTCCACCACGGTCAGCTCCGAGGCGAGCTGCTCGGCCTCCTCCATGTACTGGGTGGTGAGCAGCACGGTCACGCCCTCGCCCACCATCGCCTGGACCTCGTCCCACACCTCGTTGCGGGTACGCGGGTCGAGGCCGGTCGTCGGCTCGTCCAGGTAGAGCACGGCCGGGCGGCCAATCATCGAGGCGGCGAGGTCCAGCCGGCGGCGCATACCGCCGGAGTACGTGCTCGCGGGGCGCTTCGCGGCCTCCGTCAGGGAGAACCGCTCCAGCAACTCGTCCGCGCGGGTGCGGGCGTCCTTGCGGGACAGGTCCAGCAGCCGGCCGATCATGTACAGGTTCTCCCAGCCCGGGAGCTTCTCGTCCACGGAGGCGTACTGGCCGGTCAGCCCGATCACCTTCCGCAGCTGCCGGGGCTGCCGCACCACGTCGTACCCGGCCACCGTCGCCTGCCCGGCGTCCGGGGTGATCAGGGTCGACAGGATGCGCACCAGCGTGGTCTTGCCGGCGCCGTTCGGCCCGAGCACGCCCATCACGGTGCCTTCGCGCACGTCCAGGTCGACGCCGTCCAGCGCCTTGGTCTCGCCGTAGTGCTTGACCAGCCCCCGCACAGTCACGGCGTTGCGTCCGCCGCCGGGGTTCTCATCGATTCGCGTCATGCCCTTGACAGTGCCAGGCCCCACCGACAAACCACCGACAGCGCCCCGACAGGGTGCCGACAGCCCCTCCGCGCATGTCGGCGGGTGGTGTTGAATCGGCCCCATGAGCCAGAACGAGCGCGCGGCGAGCCGTACGGCCGTGCTGGTCTGCCAGGGGCGGGCGGCCGCCGACGGCAGGACGG comes from the Streptomyces sp. SUK 48 genome and includes:
- a CDS encoding ATP-binding cassette domain-containing protein; this encodes MTRIDENPGGGRNAVTVRGLVKHYGETKALDGVDLDVREGTVMGVLGPNGAGKTTLVRILSTLITPDAGQATVAGYDVVRQPRQLRKVIGLTGQYASVDEKLPGWENLYMIGRLLDLSRKDARTRADELLERFSLTEAAKRPASTYSGGMRRRLDLAASMIGRPAVLYLDEPTTGLDPRTRNEVWDEVQAMVGEGVTVLLTTQYMEEAEQLASELTVVDRGKVIATGGIEELKARVGGRTLRVRPADPLELRPLASMLDELGITGLAATTVDGETGTLLVPILSDEQLTAVVGAVTARGITLSSVTTELPSLDEVFLSLTGHRAGDTEDAKPADARQEVAV